A genome region from candidate division KSB1 bacterium includes the following:
- a CDS encoding esterase has translation MKQICMFLFSLSLVFLACDSPSINDSSMLDGDFMYDVSLYEPENYLVSAAISEPTPEQLQMPVVIASHGYSATTFEWDEFHAWTRDQGGMLVSRVLLGGHGRDYQTFKHSTWQDWLRPIQNEYERLVELGYQHISFLASSTSCALLLELLNDGYFQGMDYPEHFLFVDPIIISSDKLLSLIGIVGPMLGYIETEPTDEERRHWYTFRPQETLQELQTLLTTVRKDLQSGINLESHLKVYKSKKDESADPVSAVLIYKGVKGNIEVEMVDSDLHVFTRLAGRGAVSQRDVTNQMQAFQDIRRIVLNSQ, from the coding sequence ATGAAACAAATCTGTATGTTTCTTTTCTCGCTCAGCCTCGTGTTTCTTGCATGCGACTCCCCGTCGATCAATGACAGCAGCATGCTGGACGGAGATTTTATGTATGACGTGTCTCTGTATGAACCGGAAAACTATCTGGTGTCCGCTGCCATTTCGGAACCGACGCCGGAACAATTGCAGATGCCGGTGGTCATTGCTTCGCACGGATATAGCGCCACCACGTTTGAATGGGACGAGTTTCATGCCTGGACCAGGGATCAGGGCGGCATGCTTGTTTCACGGGTGCTTTTGGGAGGACATGGCCGCGATTATCAGACCTTTAAACATTCAACCTGGCAGGATTGGCTGCGTCCCATTCAGAATGAATATGAACGTCTGGTCGAGCTGGGATATCAGCATATCTCTTTTCTGGCATCTTCTACATCCTGCGCACTGCTTCTGGAACTCCTCAACGACGGCTACTTTCAGGGAATGGATTATCCTGAACATTTTCTGTTTGTGGATCCCATCATTATTTCTTCAGACAAATTGCTGTCTCTGATTGGTATTGTCGGTCCTATGCTGGGATATATTGAAACAGAACCCACAGACGAGGAACGCCGACACTGGTACACCTTTCGGCCCCAGGAAACCCTGCAGGAACTGCAAACGCTGTTGACGACTGTGCGCAAGGATTTACAGTCCGGCATCAACCTGGAATCACATTTAAAAGTATACAAATCAAAAAAAGACGAATCTGCAGATCCTGTTTCTGCGGTATTGATTTACAAGGGTGTAAAGGGGAACATCGAGGTGGAAATGGTCGATTCGGATCTGCATGTGTTTACACGCCTGGCCGGACGCGGCGCGGTTTCACAGCGGGATGTGACAAATCAGATGCAGGCGTTTCAGGATATCCGGCGTATTGTTTTAAACAGTCAATAA